Genomic window (Vigna radiata var. radiata cultivar VC1973A chromosome 1, Vradiata_ver6, whole genome shotgun sequence):
aatagtaatcaattttatttaaatattaatttataaattaaaaattattaatcactAAAATAAGTAGTAACTACCAAAAAAAATTTTCACATGTTAcaaatggaaagaaaagataatataGGTTGGAACTACCAATTaatctttattaatatataaaaaaaatcctttcATAAGAAACCATCATTCACCTTCAACactaaagcaaaagaaaaatcataatcgCATCCCAAGAATTTGAGAAAACTGATAAAAACTACgcatataagaaagaaaataagggAATACTTGggaaatttgaaatatatacatACTAAAAATAAAGTCCATAATGTGAAGTGCTTGAGTATATTATACCATGGTACTGAATCAGTGCGTGAGTTCGACCgctctttttaaatatataaattttgtgcaCAGTTCCAATTTCAGAGAACACctgcaacatatatatatatatatatatatatatatatatatatatatatatatatatatatatatatatatatatatatgattaatgtTAACAGAATTAATGtcataagttttaaaaataaatatacattttaattttaaattctattttgaCTTTAAGttaatgatgtaaaaaaaatgttgtagaAGTTTTAGGACTAAGTTGTATCAAACTTTGGTTGAGTCGTATCAAACTTTAATCGAGTTGTATCAGACCTCAATTGAGCTCTATTATATCTTGGTTGAGTTGTGTCAAACCTCAATAAAATTATGTCAAACCTCGACCGAGATGTGTCAGACCTCGACCGAACTATATCTAATATAGATCGAGCTGTGTTAGACCTAAGTTGGATTGTTTCAAACTTCGCCCAAACTGTATAAAACCTCAATTGTATCAAATCTCGGCAATGCTGACGGACTGACTATTGAGCTTGGCGAGTCGAGTTAATCTAGACTCCTAGATTAAAAATGTTATCTCAACCTGACTTTTTAGCCGAGTTAGCCTGTTGGTCTTTTTTGTCACTCCTAATGtttcattaaaaagaaattctaatatattttcaatatatttattatcaaacaataagttagatttaaaatattaactcgTTTCTTCTATAccatttcttttcattcttaattttatctttttataattttaattatttggtagtttaataaattattaaaaaaataatttatattaaattattaattattttttacacttttttttttcgtttttagttttatcttttgtGATATCTAATTACTTAATTGGTcaattaataaagttaaatttagaCAAACAGTTTAAGCCATGATAGACATTCCTAAAAACGGTTCGGTTTCTTGTTGGGCCTGCTTATTGTTACTCGTTGCACCCCACGTTCACTACACATAcctttcacttttcttaaaaatataaaaaaaaagtaaaattagaattgaaaatagttttgttttttttatttgatcgcTTGTGTGACaatcatttttaaatgatttaaaaatataagaaaatatatatatatatatatatatatatatatatatatatatatatatatatatatataatgtcaacaatgtttttttttttttttaattttaatttaattcataaaattaatttgttaatcaTCTAGCAATAAATAATATGACATGCATTAGACGTGAAAATAGGTCAAACGATTTAAAGGCTTCTAGCGTAACTCCGTGAACTTTTATTAAAAGCAAGactttagatttttaaaaagtcTGTGAAGTTTAGAAGCTGCtatgtttatataataatattacatatatttttatatacaataCAATAGATATAATAACAATGACTTTGAAGAATATTAAGAATATAGATTTATAACTCCCATAATTTCATTGTTACTCTGTTAATTTATTCAATACAGATGTcatagttttatattaattttatttaaattaatttagttattatacgttttactaaataattaagatattttatgatcaatttattattttaagataaaataatcttGTTTAGTTGCTGATAACATGTGATTCAACAAAATGTATATTGGatattttttatctcaaattttcattacttttattgtttttttagggttcatctttataaagaaattattcaCGTGACAAAGAGACAttgactaatttaaattttcatctatttatagattttttttttgtataatgtaaaatgaaaaagaacttcattaaattttaagtttctttgaatattttaattcaatttctattAAATTACATTAGATTTATTGtcaatgaatatttaaaagttttatactttataattaAGTATATCTTATCTAATATTTATGTGAATTGAAGGACAATTGTTATATTGTTATATAGTCTTAATTATTCGTGTGATTTTCATCTATATCAATGttgttaatataaaacaataataaagattGTGGTTTTCATCtatatcaataataatgataaatacaATCTTTTCATTACAATAGGTGATGACATATAAGTTATTATGTTGGAAATTtcatattgattaaaaataagatagaTCTATACTTTTGTAAGTTTGAGTTAGATCTAAGAATGACAATGATACGAAGCACAAAGTTTCATTATCTCATCTATATTTGTGAAGTAAAAATTCATACACATACATATCCTTATACCCAACgaatataaaacttttgtttCATGTTCATCCATATCGAGTAGCTTGTATGATTATACAAAGTTTGAATCTTTAAGAAAACATTCTCATAATGTTTTATCCTTTTCATGCAGGAATTTTAGTAAAGGTTTTGTATTTTGGTAATCTACATAGATAAAAAGAACTAAACATATAAgcaaagagatttttttttttgtacatgCATTAAACGTTTTAAAGATTGGTAAACATTAAGCCATATTATGTGTTTAAAACATATTGGCACACCTCAGCTCATTTGATAAGAGCATCGTTTAGGAAGTAAAGTGTTTGATATATGATCTTCAGACAATGTAAAATGTTAAAcgcttattttataaaattgtttaagtttcatTACATCATTTAGTGAGTTTTTCCTAAAAGATTTTCTTTAAGTGCTTATTTGCTCAACATTGTTTGGatatcatattttaaactttagtGTTTTATAAAGTGTACACTTAGACGTTTCGTCTTGTTAAACATTGTCGGTTAGAGGATAATGCTGGAAAACactattttcatatttcataaaacgttataaatgatattttcatttaatgtttttagtAAATACATCATTTGAACGCCTCATTCAATAAACGGTATTTCATTAAGTATTGTacgttaaacttcaaaacatgagttTAGATAGTCTGGCCTCTTTagatgatattgacttaataaTAATGAGTTACTTGTATCCTTGTCCATACCcactttattataatttcaatatcaattaattagtttttatataaaaaataaataaatatgatattatcaaatattcaattaGAACATATTCAATgtttaatgtataaataaatgataattaagagTATAATAAGATAGAAAGtacattaaaatttgaaaatttgagaaaaCTTTTCTATCGAACTAGTTGAAATGCTAATAGATAATCAAAATTgtttgaacaaaacaaaaaatttaaaaaaaaaagaataatgatcaaatagaataaagataggcttttttttttataaaattattaccaAGTAAATAAAGGGTTTTTACACTATTAAATTGAAATAGAGAGAACTAAATATTTTCATGCGTaagaataaacaataaataaaattagtaaaaataaaaaaaatcaaatatgacACCTAAAAACTATTTGATTCactagaaataataatatactatttGAATATAactacataaattaaaaatatgtgtaAGAAATATTTTGATAGGAGGGAAAGTACTTTGGAGATGTGGATGGATTTTATGGATATGTGGATGAATTTTATGGATATAAAATAAGTCAGTCTATTAGAAGAGAGGAGGAAAAAGTACGTaggtaagaaaaaaatgaattaatatatatatatacatacatacatacatatatatatatatatatatatatatatatatatatatatatatatatatatatatatatatatatatatatatatatataatattaatttcattagttGAAAAGTTGTAAGTAGGTCCTAAAAGTTAACTTAATTTGGTTTTTTCTATCAGTACCATATCAATGATGTTAAAgacatattatatttatattttttttttgtgttttcatttaaattttttaaaatttgtttaaagaaCGAGGTATTACAAATATCCATACTCTCACTTAAATAATATGGTGATTTTCTATCAAAGAAAcaagtttgaaaaatattcaaagGGATGGATTTTTTTATTGTCCACTCCTTACCATGCTTTCATAGTCatttaaaagttcatttttgcaaaatttgatGTTGAAGCTATTGTTACAGTTACTATCAAGCTATATTGAAGtatccataaatatttaatcttaacTTCAAATATATATGTCTCATCATTACAAAAGTTGTGTTGAAGATTACACgttaataagaaataaaacgAATTTACCCTCTATAAAATGAATACAAATCTCAATctataagttaatttataaaattaaattaatttaaaatcaacttatCAACGTATCAAAATTCACTTACAATATTACATTAACAacatttgatattaattataaattcttatatttattaataagtaAAAGTAAAACCATCTTCTAACGTAAtcaaagaatgaaataaaataaaataaaactcaatttaaaattataaaaagtttaattacttaatatacacaaaattctaattataaaaatcaattatgaaCATTCAAAATTTTAGAATGTTCTTGAATTTTAGTTAACCCTAATAATAATCAAACTGGTTTTTCAAGTTAGTTAAAAATGTGACAAAGTGATGATGGTTATAGAACTTGCATCGTAATCATCGAAACTGAACTTGTAAAATGTGATCCAAACgaaagtgtttgaattctcctATGCATTCTCCATCAACCCTCATTGCACCATTTTACCCTTTTCGTCTCTTCTCATATTTCTCCTCACACCCACACCGTCTTTGGTCTCAACGCCTCTAACCTTATATTCTCATATCCACCCACATAATCATTCTCACCCTTCTTCGCAGATCACGCACCCCTTTGGGAATACAAAAACGAAAGTCTGGTTTTTGGTTCGTGGGGTGGTTCGAAATGGCCTCATTCTCGGTCCCATGCCCCAAGTGCCCTTCTACTTCATCTCCCTCTCCTGGGTTCAAATCCCAGCTTGTTCCATTTCAAAGTGGGTTCAGCTTCAAGCCTTTTCTATCATTCAGATCTTTGTCTGCTGAATCTGCATCATCTAGGATTCAGGTATGAGTCttttatctatctatctatatatctTTGTCTATAGCTATCTATGAGAGACAGAGAGGAAGATAATATTTTGTCTGTGAATTTGTGTTTGTTGTGATTGAGGTTTTGAGTATCTGTCGTTTTAAGGATGACACATTATATAATaatccaaaagaaaataagCGTATTTATTCTCTTTGTTACTTTAATAGTGTAAATATTTTGCTTGATTCCTTTATCTTAGTTATAAGCGGAGAAATGATACTTATATCAATGATTTCTGGATGACACATTATGTAATCCACAAAAAAACATATCATTTCTTCTCTGAATATGTTAATGTTTTGTTCAATTGATTTTAGTTGTAAATCAAGAGAGGATACCTTTACCAACGAATTAAGGATGGCACATTGTGTAAtccacacaaaaatattttttctctgaTCATTTTAGTATTGTTAGTGTTTTgctcaattgatttattttagtgATAACGATTATATGACACCTTTGTTGTTGTCCTTACGGTGTCTGAATGTTCATGGAATAATGAGTATATTGAATTTAGTGCTGAGCATCAACGGCCTAAGTTAAGACAATACAATTACACAAAAACATAACAAGACTTTGTTAGACAATCTTTTATTAAAGGTGATGAATGTTTTGTGAACAGTATTTGCAATAATATACAACCTTTTATATCTTAAAGCATGGTAAATATTAACAGTTTGTGAGacctattcattttttttattattctgaCTTACACCTTTCATATTTTCCTACGTGGGACTACAACTGAAGTTTTTCAGCATGTTATCACTTGTACATACATTTTCACTCTTGTTGATGGCTCTGGACAACTGCAAATAAAATGCATTCAAATATTGGGCTGATTGGCCGATTTGCCATAATGTGATTAAAATTGTAGAAATTATAAATTGTCAATCGAAACAGTTCCAGTTTGTAGATGGTGTATGATTCACTGAATAAATAACAAATTGGTCAAAAGCTTCACAGATATAGTTTCCTttcattgattaattaattaattattctattGTTATTCGTTGTTTCTTGCAGTGTGCTAACAGGAAGCAATTTTCTGTTCTGAAGGTCAGTTTTCACTGAGTccttctgttttctttttttcagttCACACGagttttattatgaattaaatgTTATCCTCCTGTTCAAACGTGTTCTTGATTGATTCAGAAAATTTTACCATAAGCCACCCTGCTTTGTATGATGTAGGCTGCTAAAGTTGAAAGTTCTAATTCTAATTCTGCCCCTGTAATTGTCAAAGAACCTAATGTTGcttcatcaaaagaaaaagatgtgcCTAATGGAAAACACTCTGGGGGCACTGTTGCAGATGAAGCTTCAGTTACTGCATTCATCTCTCAAGTTTCAGACCTTATAAAGTAagatttcactttttttaatgCAATCACTTGTTCTTTTGTATTTATCATGTCTCTTGTTAGGGTGTGCTTTGTTTCCAAAGATTCAATTTAATACCATTTCCATGGCTAGACTTGTTGATTCAAGAGATATTGTGGAACTTCAACTTAAGCAATCAGATTGTGAGCTCATGATTAGAAAGAAAGAAGCACTGCAGCCTCCACCGGCCCCAGCATCACCACCTCCAATGCACTATGCTGCATTCCCACCACCGCCTCCAGCAGCACCTGCAGCTGCTCCTACTAGCTCCTCGCCTCCAAAAGCAGTGCCTGCCTTGCCTGCCCCTGGAAAAGCAAGCTCATCTTCTCACCCACCACTGAAAAGTCCAATGGCAGGAACTTTCTACAGGAGTCCAGGACCTGGTGAACCGCCATTTGTCAAGGTTTGTTGACACACACAATTTAAGTACCattctctttattttctgtTGAGGTGTCAATTTGCAAAGGATGATTTATGAAGCTAATTGTTGCCATTTTTACTTAGTTAATCAATGAAGAGACCAATTATTTTTTGCTGTTGCTTCAGGTGGGCGATAAAGTGAAGAAAGGTCAGGTTATTTGCATTATTGAGGCTATGAAACTGATGAATGAAATTGAGGTGTGTATATTTCCTTTCCTATTTGGTatagtatattattatattttttattcttctcttttaaCTATGTTGTTTACTTTGTGTTTTCCCATATAACTTGGTATATTTGTTCCACTCTAAAGATTATCCTTCCATATATAGTACTATATACAGAAATCTGTGTTACAAAAATCTGGCAGTTAACAAATCTATAAGCACAGGCCTGATAGTGCTGCTCAAACCAGCTACTGTATTGTCACCTGTTTTTGCTGCATTAATTTCAGCTGCATTAACAGTTAACACACTAATCATATGAGAAATCCTAAGTCAATaccattattatattatttaaaagtctTGGTTGAATACAGTAGGACATTTTTATGGATTAAGATACTCTCCTCTTTACTTTAACCAGAAGAGgtcttatttaataaattctaaCAACTCATTACGCATATTACTTAATCTATCGTtgaaataaaagtcaaatagaACTGAGAGAAGAATGGGCATGCATGTTTGGTTTAGTTGGTTAGTTGGTTTTTATTTGAACTGTATTAGGATTTATTATACAAGACTCTCTTGCTGCAGTAATCAGGAGAGAatttaaatctcttttttatcaaaagagAGTCTTTTAAAACCTTTAAAATCCTAAAGTAATACACTCCCTAAATACATGGATTGCAATAGGAGTGGTATGAAGGGATTATGGTATACGTAAACTATGTGGTGGTGGAGAACATTGCAAAGTATGGTGAGTAATTGGTTTTAGGAGATGAATGAAAAGGAGAGTCATTCCGAGTGTTTTATTATGAATATCTTCTTAACATGAAAGAAACATGACCCTCTAATAGCCTATTGAATTCACAATTTTCCACTGTAATGAAACGATTCTTCTTGAGAAACAGTTTCTAATAGCCTGAAACCAGATCCTCTAATATATTGGttattttcattacttgttgGCAGGCTGATCAGTCAGGAACAATAGCTGAGATATTGATTGAGGATAGCAAGCCAGTCAGTTTAGAAACGGTATTCTCTCTCTACTTTTGTGTATGTGTGCACACGTGCATGTTTGTCTAAAATCTACATGCTTCATTCCTTTAACTCATACTTTGTGTTTCATGCAGCCTCTTTTTGTAATAGTTCCATGAGTACCAGAAGGGAACATTCTTCGAAGATGAAGTGAAATCTCCCTCGTTCGATAGCATGGTATTGAATGACTTCGATTTTCTGTTCAGAAATTTTATGAGTGATAATTTCTCATTTGAGAAATCCTTGCCTTCTTAAGCCTTCACCTCTTATCTTAATCTGTTGAGATATTTTGGACATAAAGCTCCAGCATATCAGAATGAACATTACCGGACATTTAGTTCTTTGCAGTTTTGACATTTGtcgtattattattaatgttttctttcttctgttttttATGGGACCCTCTTTCATGCTGTATAAACCTGCTGGATGGATTTTTGTGTTGTTAAAAGTAATTTGTTATAGATCTTTCTTTGGTCACACAGatactttatattcaaaacaaGCCTCATCCTTCTTACACCCTTTTTATTTAGAAACGGCTGAGTTCACACAGGATTCGTCCTTCCCACCAAAATCAGaactttaaaactaattttcGTTTTGCAGTCAAAACCCACAAACAGAACACCGATCACAATCATCTTTTCTCATTAGAATCCACCAAAAGATGTCAACTTTAGAATTATCCACAGGTTTTATTTTTACCAAATCTTTTTGTTTGGATGAGAGAGTATTATCAATGTTGATGTGTTTAATCCTATCTTGCAAGAAAGTGGATATTTTAAATGACATTTCAAAAGAAGTATTGATGAACATCTTTTGGTTCTCAAAAAGCATGCAGCTTTTAAAAGTGAGTTATGAAGCTCAttgtaaacaaataaaaactttgttttagtTATGTTCTTAGAAAGACGTGATTTTTTAATTTCGAAATcaatttgttattcttttttctgTACATCTTCGTAAATCAAGAAAGTTTTCTTCTAATAAAAATTAGGACttctgaattaaaattatttgccACTTTTGTGTTCAGACCATTTCATTAACAAAAATGTGGATATTTTTCAAGCTTCAATATTTGTAATATGACAATCTTTTATAGATTTTGGACCTTCCTAATCTATTCCATAAGTGCCTCATTTATATTAACAATGGAGTTTTATAttcaagtttatttttataaaaggataaaTTCAGATTGATTCATTTGTAAGAATGAACTTGAGGGAAAGCGCAAGGATGAGTTTAAAGAGATTGtgg
Coding sequences:
- the LOC106763365 gene encoding biotin carboxyl carrier protein of acetyl-CoA carboxylase 2, chloroplastic-like, translating into MASFSVPCPKCPSTSSPSPGFKSQLVPFQSGFSFKPFLSFRSLSAESASSRIQCANRKQFSVLKAAKVESSNSNSAPVIVKEPNVASSKEKDVPNGKHSGGTVADEASVTAFISQVSDLIKLVDSRDIVELQLKQSDCELMIRKKEALQPPPAPASPPPMHYAAFPPPPPAAPAAAPTSSSPPKAVPALPAPGKASSSSHPPLKSPMAGTFYRSPGPGEPPFVKVGDKVKKGQVICIIEAMKLMNEIEADQSGTIAEILIEDSKPVSLETPLFVIVP